In Cellvibrio polysaccharolyticus, a genomic segment contains:
- a CDS encoding MBG domain-containing protein: MNHTFSLIRNALTRSSQPVSGHAKRSRKGPHGKLLLAAVIASVTHGAMAAPQGGVVVDGNAHINYQDALTLINQHTDAITINWQNFDISAGETVTFLQPDANSYALNRVLTGDGTQINGQLNANGRVFVLDANGVLFGQSAQVNVGSLVASSLDISDADFANGHFTFAGQGNAGKVTNLGSITVADTGAVALLGGQVSNQGVIRARLGNVAMAAGNKVTLDFAGDGLLNVQIDESTAQALVNNGGLIQADGGSVWMTAHASDALLQTVVNNTGVIEARTLQERDGKIMLLGSFDGGTVQVAGKLDASATNGGDGGFIETSGAIVKISGHAEITAAAPQGKAGTWLLDPTDLEISYRADGADDNVSHAHSQTLQNSLNGGTNVTLETAASGNQAGNITLVDPLVWSGGATLQLTAHNNIRFNDYLHAPTGGLILSAGNNITTGAEGHINVGSFTLLDGSWSQVATNLPTFTARDFRLEGGSFVRALGGSGSNASPWRLTDIYGLQGLATQLSGHAVLANNIDASGTAQWNGGEGFNPIGTFDTMFTGSLNGAGFGIDGLTINRSGLDDVGLFGVTLGATLSNIGLDRVNISGGRQTGGLVGENRTSVISGSYVTGVVQGTDTAGGLVGRNNGDISHSYSTSAVSGGQTVGGLTGMNDVNGNVSHSYATGAVSGAATVGGLTGWNYGSINQSYATGLVNGSGVNQAGLVGVNFGAITESFWDSFTTGRATAIGTDTTGTQVVGEVNGDWNSSGVSAYQSANYAGFDFTAGGDWFIAEGSSRPMLRASLNFTQDGSGRNQITNVYQLQGMAADLAGTYVLANDIDASLISANGNTSNVWGGRGFAPVGNNSGGHFTGSLDGQGFVIDGLTINRADQDFVGLFGALGNASQVTNLGLERVSVSGADQIGALAGVAFGNIDKVYSSGTVTGGDYTGGLIGIQASGNTTASYSSATVQGDEFVGGLAGRFQGTLLSNSYATGAVTGNTSVGGLVGNIYLGRVENTFATGSVAGAQNTGGLVGLNSSPSTIAYSYASGNVTSTDAATRGGLVGNNAGTIANSFWDVFTSGQAVATGTGSNAGATALIGDWANLGINDSAYNSDSYTGFDFTNTWFIAEDASRPMLRALLSGNGEINNLYDLQGMAADLAGNYTLMTNLDASATAASIAAGNSGNYSDVWGGRGFAPVGGGSTVFSGNLDGQGFVINDLAINRDSLGLGLFGVLNGRVSNLGLVDVDITVASTALTPVGAIAGLALSDAEISQSFASGQINDAFIAGGLVGVNLEGTVEQSYSSVDINNAVIGGGLVGANEGLIQQSYATGNVIASASNPEQTGSGGLVGSNSGIIRQSYATGDVWGGDVAGGLVAGNSGVIEQSYATGAVGGNGLLGGLVGDNAPDGSIVSSFWNIETSGLTDGVGANNGSGTGTGLTSAQFTNLASFAGWDINADGSGNAVWRIYEGQTAPLLRAFLSDIEVTAYDDVVTYNGGAYSGRHQINGTSGNGVRYGNSYAEFVAAFGEDGTPYGSSDALGTSDLEYTGTSQGATNAGTYGLKADKLWSTQQGFNIVTPESALEVGAQNITITLSINDASKIYGDLDPAFTWRVTNGAIGSGDTLTGVLSRQAGENVGNYAITGQVTGDLASSNYNVTINNGVFTITPRPISISIADLEKVYGNLDPELAWRITSGSIAPRDAGEIANLISLSREAGENAGTYAINGIVGGVLASGNYRVSLDNGQLVITPRAIEISADVLSKIYGQADPALGWEITGGSIVDGDTLVVALSRDEGRDVGTYAIRVNVEGDVVSSGNYQVTTVDGSLEINPAALTVTANDIRTYWNLLPPYTARVDGLVEGDTIADVFGNSLTVTSDLDLPIPGDYRLTPTAQLASNNYTVSFNDGTLSLLSSNPGDNYGSALTASQLPAREALGRENRANIFEARPLLDGSESGITLQVLDGGVRIDPDRLAALGLIFPQPVRFPVNSSVIAESYLADLRRFAAQLQRYPGVQVLVEGHTSSTGSLALNDRLSRARADAVATALQGMGVAEDRIRQEAFNYQHPVATNDTLEGRLLNQRTEISEDKQ; the protein is encoded by the coding sequence ATGAACCATACTTTTAGCCTGATCCGGAATGCGTTAACGCGCTCCAGTCAGCCGGTTTCCGGACATGCAAAACGCAGCCGTAAAGGCCCACATGGCAAGTTGTTACTGGCTGCGGTTATTGCGTCGGTAACCCATGGCGCCATGGCCGCTCCGCAAGGTGGTGTTGTCGTTGATGGCAATGCCCATATCAATTATCAGGACGCGCTCACTCTCATTAATCAGCATACCGATGCGATTACCATCAACTGGCAAAATTTTGATATTTCCGCCGGGGAGACAGTTACCTTTCTGCAGCCCGACGCTAACTCCTATGCGCTCAACCGTGTACTGACCGGTGATGGAACGCAAATTAATGGCCAGCTCAATGCCAATGGCCGAGTGTTTGTGCTGGATGCCAACGGCGTGCTGTTCGGCCAATCGGCTCAGGTGAATGTCGGCTCGCTGGTCGCTTCTTCGCTGGATATCAGCGATGCCGATTTTGCCAATGGCCATTTCACCTTTGCCGGGCAGGGCAATGCCGGCAAGGTTACCAACCTCGGTAGCATCACCGTGGCAGATACCGGTGCAGTCGCGCTGTTGGGTGGGCAGGTCAGCAACCAGGGCGTTATTCGCGCGCGCCTCGGTAATGTTGCTATGGCAGCCGGTAATAAGGTGACTTTGGATTTCGCCGGTGACGGTTTACTGAATGTTCAAATTGATGAAAGCACCGCGCAAGCGCTGGTTAATAATGGCGGGCTGATTCAGGCAGACGGCGGCAGCGTATGGATGACCGCACACGCCAGCGATGCGTTGTTGCAAACGGTAGTGAATAACACCGGTGTGATTGAAGCACGCACCCTGCAGGAACGCGACGGCAAGATTATGCTGTTGGGCAGCTTTGATGGCGGTACCGTGCAAGTAGCGGGCAAGCTGGATGCCAGCGCAACGAATGGTGGTGATGGCGGTTTTATTGAAACCTCCGGTGCTATTGTCAAAATCAGCGGACACGCAGAAATTACTGCAGCGGCACCGCAAGGCAAAGCCGGTACCTGGTTGCTCGACCCGACCGATTTGGAAATCAGTTATCGCGCCGATGGCGCGGATGACAATGTCAGCCATGCGCACAGCCAGACACTGCAAAACAGTTTGAATGGTGGTACCAACGTAACCCTGGAAACTGCGGCATCAGGAAATCAGGCCGGTAATATTACGCTGGTCGATCCGCTGGTTTGGAGTGGCGGCGCCACACTGCAACTGACGGCGCACAACAACATCCGCTTTAACGATTACCTGCATGCGCCCACCGGCGGCCTGATCTTATCGGCTGGCAATAACATCACTACCGGTGCCGAAGGTCATATCAACGTTGGCAGCTTCACCTTGCTGGATGGCAGCTGGAGCCAGGTCGCTACCAATCTTCCTACCTTTACGGCCCGTGACTTCCGCCTCGAAGGCGGCAGTTTTGTGCGTGCACTCGGCGGTAGTGGCAGCAATGCTTCGCCCTGGCGGTTGACGGATATTTACGGCTTGCAAGGCCTGGCCACGCAGCTGAGTGGCCACGCGGTGCTGGCTAATAACATTGATGCATCCGGTACAGCGCAGTGGAATGGTGGCGAAGGGTTTAATCCCATTGGTACCTTCGATACCATGTTTACAGGCAGCTTGAACGGCGCGGGTTTCGGTATTGATGGCCTGACTATTAATCGTAGCGGCCTGGATGATGTGGGTTTATTTGGCGTCACCCTGGGAGCTACGCTGTCCAATATTGGTCTGGACCGGGTGAATATTAGCGGGGGGCGTCAAACAGGTGGGTTGGTAGGAGAAAACCGTACCAGTGTTATTAGTGGAAGTTATGTCACCGGTGTCGTACAGGGTACGGATACGGCGGGTGGCCTGGTGGGACGGAATAATGGTGATATCAGCCATAGTTATTCCACCAGCGCTGTGAGCGGAGGGCAGACAGTTGGTGGCCTGACGGGCATGAATGATGTCAATGGCAATGTCAGCCACAGTTATGCCACCGGTGCGGTTAGTGGCGCAGCCACGGTGGGCGGTTTGACCGGCTGGAATTATGGCTCTATCAACCAAAGCTATGCCACCGGACTGGTCAACGGTTCCGGTGTAAACCAGGCTGGTTTGGTCGGGGTGAACTTTGGTGCTATCACCGAAAGCTTCTGGGATAGCTTTACCACCGGGCGGGCAACCGCTATCGGTACGGATACCACTGGTACCCAGGTGGTTGGTGAGGTGAATGGTGATTGGAATTCGTCCGGGGTTAGCGCCTACCAATCTGCCAATTACGCCGGTTTTGATTTCACTGCCGGCGGTGACTGGTTTATCGCCGAAGGTTCTTCCCGTCCGATGTTGCGCGCATCGCTGAATTTTACTCAGGACGGTTCCGGTCGCAACCAAATCACCAACGTTTACCAATTACAAGGTATGGCCGCTGACCTGGCGGGTACTTATGTATTGGCGAATGACATTGATGCTTCGTTAATTTCCGCTAACGGAAATACTTCCAACGTTTGGGGCGGTCGTGGTTTTGCGCCTGTTGGTAATAATTCCGGTGGGCATTTTACCGGTAGCCTGGATGGTCAAGGTTTTGTGATTGATGGTTTGACTATTAATCGTGCTGATCAGGATTTTGTTGGTTTATTTGGCGCCCTGGGTAACGCTTCTCAGGTCACCAATCTGGGGCTTGAGCGGGTCTCTGTGTCGGGGGCGGACCAAATCGGCGCATTGGCCGGGGTGGCCTTTGGCAATATAGATAAAGTTTATTCATCAGGGACTGTGACCGGTGGTGATTATACCGGTGGCTTGATAGGTATTCAGGCCAGTGGTAACACCACAGCCAGCTACTCATCGGCGACGGTACAAGGTGATGAATTTGTTGGTGGTCTGGCTGGACGCTTTCAAGGAACATTACTTTCGAATAGCTACGCGACCGGTGCCGTTACAGGAAATACCAGTGTCGGTGGTCTGGTTGGCAACATTTACCTGGGGCGGGTTGAAAATACCTTCGCTACCGGTAGCGTAGCGGGAGCGCAAAATACCGGTGGTTTGGTCGGTCTCAATTCTTCGCCTTCCACTATTGCCTACAGTTATGCCTCAGGCAACGTAACATCAACTGACGCAGCAACCCGTGGCGGTCTGGTTGGTAATAATGCCGGTACCATCGCCAACAGTTTCTGGGACGTGTTTACTTCCGGGCAGGCCGTTGCAACGGGTACGGGTTCAAATGCAGGTGCAACGGCTCTTATCGGTGATTGGGCTAACCTGGGTATTAATGATTCGGCATACAACTCTGACAGCTACACAGGCTTTGATTTTACCAACACCTGGTTTATCGCCGAAGATGCCTCCCGCCCGATGTTGCGCGCTTTACTCTCCGGTAACGGTGAAATTAATAATCTTTATGACTTGCAGGGTATGGCAGCAGACCTGGCTGGCAACTACACCCTGATGACCAACCTTGATGCCTCTGCTACCGCTGCCAGTATTGCGGCGGGTAATAGTGGTAACTATTCCGATGTGTGGGGCGGCCGTGGTTTTGCGCCGGTGGGCGGAGGCTCCACAGTGTTCAGCGGAAATCTGGATGGACAAGGTTTTGTGATAAACGATCTTGCCATCAACCGCGATTCTTTAGGTCTTGGGCTCTTCGGCGTATTGAATGGCCGGGTTTCCAATCTCGGGCTGGTTGACGTTGATATAACCGTTGCATCCACTGCGCTTACTCCGGTGGGCGCAATCGCAGGACTTGCATTATCTGATGCGGAAATTTCGCAAAGTTTTGCGTCCGGGCAAATCAATGATGCATTTATTGCCGGCGGTTTGGTCGGGGTGAACCTGGAGGGTACTGTTGAGCAAAGCTACTCCAGTGTTGATATTAACAATGCTGTGATTGGCGGCGGCCTGGTGGGTGCCAATGAAGGCTTGATCCAGCAAAGCTACGCTACCGGAAATGTCATTGCTTCTGCTTCCAATCCGGAACAGACCGGTAGCGGGGGACTTGTTGGTTCAAACAGCGGCATTATTCGCCAGAGCTACGCGACGGGTGATGTTTGGGGTGGAGACGTCGCCGGCGGATTGGTGGCAGGTAACAGCGGTGTTATTGAGCAGAGTTATGCCACTGGTGCGGTAGGAGGCAACGGGTTGCTCGGCGGCCTGGTGGGAGATAACGCGCCGGATGGCAGTATCGTTTCCAGCTTCTGGAACATCGAAACCTCCGGTTTAACCGATGGAGTTGGTGCTAATAATGGTTCCGGAACCGGCACCGGTTTAACCTCTGCCCAATTTACCAACCTTGCCAGCTTTGCCGGTTGGGATATCAACGCAGACGGTTCCGGTAATGCGGTATGGCGTATTTACGAAGGCCAGACTGCACCTTTGTTGCGTGCATTCCTCAGCGATATTGAAGTTACTGCCTACGATGATGTTGTTACTTACAATGGTGGTGCTTACAGCGGTCGCCATCAAATTAACGGCACCAGCGGTAACGGTGTTCGTTACGGCAACAGCTATGCAGAATTTGTTGCCGCCTTTGGTGAAGACGGTACGCCTTACGGTTCGTCGGATGCCCTGGGCACCAGCGATCTGGAATACACAGGCACTTCACAGGGCGCTACCAATGCCGGTACTTACGGGCTGAAAGCCGACAAGCTCTGGTCTACCCAGCAAGGCTTTAATATTGTCACCCCGGAAAGTGCACTGGAAGTTGGTGCGCAAAATATTACCATCACCCTCAGCATCAATGACGCCAGCAAAATTTACGGCGATCTTGATCCGGCCTTTACCTGGCGGGTTACTAACGGTGCCATTGGCAGCGGCGATACGCTCACCGGTGTGCTCAGCCGTCAGGCGGGTGAGAATGTTGGTAATTACGCCATTACCGGTCAGGTAACGGGCGATCTGGCGTCTTCCAACTACAACGTCACTATCAATAACGGTGTGTTCACCATTACACCGCGTCCGATCAGTATCTCTATTGCTGATCTGGAAAAGGTCTATGGCAACCTTGATCCTGAACTCGCCTGGCGCATCACTTCCGGCAGTATTGCCCCGCGCGATGCCGGTGAAATTGCCAACCTGATTTCCCTGTCCCGCGAAGCCGGTGAAAATGCCGGTACCTATGCGATTAACGGTATTGTTGGTGGTGTTCTGGCCAGCGGTAACTACCGTGTCAGCCTTGATAACGGCCAACTGGTAATCACCCCGCGTGCGATTGAAATTTCTGCCGATGTACTGTCAAAAATCTACGGCCAGGCTGACCCTGCACTGGGTTGGGAAATTACCGGCGGCAGCATTGTTGATGGCGATACGCTGGTGGTGGCATTAAGCCGCGATGAAGGTCGTGATGTGGGCACCTACGCAATCCGCGTAAACGTAGAAGGCGATGTTGTCAGCTCCGGCAACTACCAGGTCACCACAGTCGATGGCAGCCTGGAAATTAACCCGGCTGCGCTCACCGTGACCGCCAACGATATTCGCACTTACTGGAATCTGTTGCCGCCTTACACTGCTCGCGTTGATGGTCTGGTAGAAGGCGATACCATTGCCGACGTATTTGGCAACAGCCTTACCGTAACCTCTGATCTGGATTTGCCAATTCCGGGTGATTACCGTTTAACCCCCACTGCGCAACTGGCGAGCAACAACTACACCGTCAGCTTTAACGATGGAACCCTGAGCTTGCTCAGCTCCAACCCGGGCGATAACTACGGTTCTGCACTGACCGCCAGCCAATTGCCAGCGCGTGAAGCCCTGGGCCGTGAAAACCGCGCAAATATTTTTGAAGCGCGTCCGCTGTTGGATGGTAGTGAATCCGGTATCACCTTGCAGGTATTGGACGGCGGTGTGCGTATTGATCCGGATCGGCTCGCGGCACTGGGTCTGATCTTCCCGCAGCCGGTTCGTTTCCCGGTTAACAGCTCGGTGATTGCGGAAAGTTATCTGGCTGATTTGCGTCGCTTTGCCGCGCAGCTGCAACGCTACCCGGGCGTGCAAGTATTGGTAGAAGGTCATACCTCCAGCACCGGTTCTCTGGCGCTGAATGACCGTCTGTCACGCGCGCGTGCTGATGCGGTTGCTACCGCATTGCAAGGTATGGGCGTAGCGGAAGATCGCATCCGTCAGGAAGCCTTTAACTATCAGCATCCGGTTGCAACCAACGACACCCTTGAAGGTCGTCTGTTGAATCAGCGCACCGAGATTTCTGAAGACAAACAGTAA
- a CDS encoding PLDc N-terminal domain-containing protein, translating to MGIEVSGFFGLILLICVIYAVVKTIQSGAGTGAKVIWILVLLLLPFLGFILWLLFGPK from the coding sequence ATGGGTATTGAGGTAAGCGGATTTTTTGGTCTGATCTTATTGATCTGTGTGATATATGCGGTTGTTAAAACCATTCAAAGTGGAGCCGGCACAGGAGCCAAAGTTATCTGGATTTTGGTACTGCTACTATTACCCTTTCTCGGTTTTATTCTCTGGCTGCTATTTGGCCCGAAATAA
- a CDS encoding carbonic anhydrase → MIAALEALERLQTGNQRFVANECLGDAAISHARRAEATLGQSPFAIILGCSDARVPAELVFDQGIGDLFVIRVAGNIVAPSLIGSVEFAASQFGTRLVVVLGHSRCGAVKATLDELLEPGKTGSLNLRSIVNRVRPSVQGLLKTDLRHNHDALIQQAVRSNVQASVNQLRYGSDILEDLIEHQGLAIVGAEYDLDTGVVDFFEGLDLLPQK, encoded by the coding sequence GTGATTGCAGCATTAGAAGCTCTCGAACGTCTACAGACCGGCAACCAGCGTTTTGTTGCCAACGAATGCCTTGGCGACGCAGCCATCAGTCATGCCCGACGGGCAGAAGCCACCCTCGGCCAATCGCCTTTTGCCATTATTCTCGGTTGCTCGGATGCCCGCGTACCCGCCGAGCTGGTGTTTGATCAGGGCATTGGTGATTTATTCGTCATCCGCGTGGCTGGCAATATTGTTGCGCCGTCATTGATTGGCAGTGTGGAATTCGCAGCAAGCCAGTTTGGCACTCGCCTGGTGGTGGTGCTTGGCCACTCACGGTGTGGTGCAGTCAAAGCAACACTGGATGAATTACTGGAACCGGGAAAAACCGGTTCACTGAACCTGCGCTCCATCGTCAATCGCGTTCGGCCATCGGTGCAAGGTTTATTAAAAACCGATTTGCGCCACAACCACGATGCCCTGATTCAACAAGCGGTGCGCAGTAACGTGCAAGCATCGGTTAATCAGTTGCGATATGGTTCCGATATTCTTGAAGATCTTATTGAGCATCAGGGGCTGGCAATCGTAGGTGCCGAGTACGATCTGGATACCGGTGTGGTCGATTTTTTTGAAGGCCTTGATTTACTTCCGCAAAAATAA
- a CDS encoding pectate lyase family protein has protein sequence MLIPRDHAFTRGRSLAVGLLSTMMLAACGGGSNPQLPRDVGANSSASSSSNSSSSSSSSTPALVVQDAPLGWVNHYINDKTGNQHPISGGEGATAESTYVVTNRKEFRDALANVNSPTYATDPAAARLEPKIIYVKGTIYGNQLDDGSFADENYYRVTPNNSRFFFDLYVKHYDQEYRDALQKKIDETGDQAAKDELDLISRSEGGRRSQFANQQKAVIEFTVPANTSILGVGDDAKLVDGYLSINTLNTLKDAVDPTNSNIIIRNMEFQAPLDLAPAWSPSDGEHGNWNARYKAITVITGRNIWIDHCTFSDGEHPDYLEPRPLPVYLPEEQRKLIQRHDGLLDIEDGSDFITISYSIFKDHDKTLMIGSGDSRGARYDRDGNLEEGSDRDRNRITFYGNLWENSTQRSPRVRFGKVHLFNNYYVGDTDQEEYKTSYAIGMGVESSILSESNVFEYTGSKANVDLILDNYYGYQFKDNGSWLNGTAISTELEASAKTKTEAKRTAAENANNKLKETDRFIIGDFTTNLGWTPPYEYTTGASAEAVKHYVLENAGAGKLNIQPPQ, from the coding sequence ATGTTGATCCCTCGTGATCACGCGTTTACGCGTGGGCGTTCGCTCGCAGTCGGTTTGTTATCCACCATGATGTTAGCGGCTTGCGGTGGTGGCAGTAATCCACAGTTACCCCGCGATGTTGGAGCCAATTCATCAGCATCATCCAGCAGCAACTCTTCCAGCTCATCATCATCCTCCACCCCAGCCCTGGTCGTTCAGGACGCGCCACTAGGTTGGGTTAACCATTACATCAATGATAAAACCGGCAATCAGCATCCCATCAGCGGTGGTGAAGGTGCAACCGCAGAAAGCACTTATGTGGTCACCAACCGCAAGGAATTTCGCGATGCTCTGGCTAACGTCAACAGCCCTACCTATGCAACCGACCCCGCAGCGGCGCGGCTTGAGCCAAAAATTATTTATGTAAAAGGCACTATTTACGGCAACCAGCTGGATGATGGCAGTTTTGCTGATGAAAACTATTACCGGGTAACACCGAACAACTCCCGTTTCTTTTTTGATCTTTACGTAAAACATTACGATCAGGAATATCGCGATGCCTTGCAGAAAAAAATTGACGAGACGGGCGATCAGGCTGCCAAAGATGAACTGGATTTAATCAGCCGTTCCGAAGGTGGTCGCCGTTCGCAATTTGCCAATCAGCAAAAGGCTGTGATTGAATTTACCGTACCGGCCAATACCAGTATTCTCGGTGTAGGCGATGATGCAAAACTGGTGGATGGCTACCTGTCCATCAATACTTTAAATACCCTGAAAGACGCGGTAGACCCCACCAACAGCAACATTATTATTCGCAATATGGAATTCCAGGCACCGCTGGATCTGGCTCCGGCATGGTCACCGTCAGACGGTGAACACGGCAATTGGAATGCCCGCTATAAAGCCATCACGGTCATTACCGGTCGCAATATCTGGATTGACCATTGCACCTTCTCTGATGGTGAACACCCGGATTACCTGGAACCGCGTCCGCTGCCGGTATACTTGCCGGAAGAGCAGCGCAAACTGATTCAGCGTCATGATGGCTTACTGGATATTGAGGATGGTTCAGACTTCATCACCATTTCCTACAGCATTTTCAAAGACCACGATAAAACCCTGATGATTGGTTCCGGTGACAGCCGCGGCGCACGTTATGACCGCGATGGCAATCTGGAAGAAGGCAGCGACCGCGACCGCAATCGCATCACCTTTTATGGCAACCTCTGGGAAAACTCCACCCAGCGCTCACCGCGGGTGCGCTTTGGCAAAGTGCATTTATTCAACAACTATTATGTGGGCGATACCGATCAGGAAGAATATAAAACCTCTTACGCCATCGGTATGGGCGTGGAGTCCAGCATTCTTTCTGAAAGTAATGTATTCGAATACACCGGCAGCAAAGCCAATGTCGATTTGATTCTGGATAACTATTACGGTTACCAATTCAAGGACAACGGCTCCTGGTTAAACGGCACTGCCATATCCACTGAACTGGAAGCTTCTGCCAAAACCAAAACCGAAGCCAAACGCACCGCCGCCGAAAATGCCAACAATAAACTGAAAGAAACCGATCGCTTTATCATCGGCGATTTCACCACCAACCTTGGCTGGACACCGCCTTATGAGTACACCACCGGTGCTTCTGCCGAGGCAGTGAAACATTATGTGCTGGAAAATGCCGGGGCAGGAAAGCTGAATATTCAGCCGCCGCAATAA